A window of the Brassica oleracea var. oleracea cultivar TO1000 chromosome C1, BOL, whole genome shotgun sequence genome harbors these coding sequences:
- the LOC106333888 gene encoding crooked neck-like protein 1, whose protein sequence is MTESMIESVPGLAGFLLKREQQQKKDKNTKVSVCEKESKLPRPTRVKNKSPEAVQITAEQLLREARERQEPEVLPSEHSITDSTELSDYRLRRRKEFEDRVSRGGRSDVQVWVNYARWEESQKDYARARSVWERALKDHHRNHALWVKYAESEMKNKFVNSARHVWDRAVYLLPRVDLLWYKYSHMEEMLGNIAGARQIFERWMNWSPDQQGWLSFAKFELRYNETERARSIYERFFLCHPKASSFIRYAEFEVKCGEVSRARDVYERAMEKLEGGYEEAEMLYLAFAEFEQGCNEFQRARVIYKFALDHIPIGRAEELYTRFIAFEKQHGDKQGIEDAIVGRRRTL, encoded by the exons ATGACGGAGAGTATGATCGAATCGGTTCCAGGG TTGGCTGGGTTTCTGCTGAAACGAGAACAACAGCAAAAGAAAGACAAGAACACGAAGGTTTCCGTCTGCGAAAAAGAGTCGAAGCTTCCAAGGCCGACACGGGTGAAGAACAAGTCCCCAGAGGCGGTGCAAATCACCGCCGAGCAGCTCCTCCGAGAGGCTCGAGAGAGGCAAGAGCCTGAGGTCCTTCCCTCTGAGCATAGCATCACTGACTCGACTGAACTTTCCGACTACAGACTCCGCCGCCGTAAGGAGTTTGAGGACCGGGTCAGCCGGGGAGGACGATCCGATGTCCAAGTCTGGGTAAACTACGCGCGGTGGGAAGAGTCACAGAAGGATTACGCGCGTGCTAGGAGCGTGTGGGAACGAGCCCTGAAAGACCATCACCGGAACCACGCGCTCTGGGTCAAGTACGCAGAGTCGGAGATGAAGAACAAGTTCGTCAACTCTGCCAGACACGTTTGGGATCGAGCCGTTTATCTTCTCCCTCGCGTGGACCTGCTCTGGTACAAGTACTCACACATGGAGGAGATGCTCGGGAACATCGCCGGAGCCAGACAGATATTCGAGCGGTGGATGAACTGGTCACCGGATCAACAAGGCTGGCTCTCGTTTGCTAAATTCGAGCTGCGGTATAACGAAACAGAGCGTGCGAGATCCATCTACGAGAGGTTCTTTCTTTGCCATCCCAAAGCTTCTTCCTTTATCAGATATGCAGAGTTTGAGGTCAAGTGCGGTGAAGTTTCCCGTGCGAGGGATGTCTACGAACGAGCCATGGAGAAGCTTGAAGGAGGCTATGAAGAAGCAGAGATGCTCTATCTTGCCTTTGCTGAATTCGAACAAGGATGCAATGAGTTCCAACGTGCTAGGGTTATCTACAAGTTCGCTCTTGATCATATCCCTATAGGAAGAGCAGAGGAACTCTACACAAGGTTTATTGCCTTTGAGAAACAGCACGGGGACAAGCAAGGGATTGAGGACGCCATTGTCGGGAGGAGGAGGACACTTTAG